Proteins from one Nitrobacteraceae bacterium AZCC 2146 genomic window:
- a CDS encoding MHS family shikimate/dehydroshikimate transporter-like MFS transporter (product_source=KO:K08172; cath_funfam=1.20.1250.20; cog=COG0477; ko=KO:K08172; pfam=PF00083,PF07690; superfamily=103473; transmembrane_helix_parts=Outside_1_27,TMhelix_28_50,Inside_51_69,TMhelix_70_89,Outside_90_92,TMhelix_93_115,Inside_116_134,TMhelix_135_157,Outside_158_171,TMhelix_172_194,Inside_195_222,TMhelix_223_245,Outside_246_259,TMhelix_260_282,Inside_283_288,TMhelix_289_311,Outside_312_314,TMhelix_315_332,Inside_333_352,TMhelix_353_375,Outside_376_379,TMhelix_380_402,Inside_403_443), which produces MSSERRWSGTTIISTDWHLLSSSVRFSFPGLGTFGGTLASFATFSVGFIVRPYGGIFFGILGDRIGRKNVLIMTLLLMGTATTLIGLVPDAHAIGWAAPVLLVLLRLVQGFGAGAEFGGAVLMCAETAPKKRRGFFSSLPQIGVALGGLAASGAFALAERSMSSAAFLSYGWRIPFLFSIVAVVVGLFIRLRVMETPVFAKLKSEGGASKSPLKEVMRTHKKSLWIAIGARFADNGVAYVYQTAVLAYAVNQLHKDKGLFLIGVAIASGLAVFATPAYGALSDRLGRRTVYLMGAVFSLLMVFPFFEILQWGSDWMIVVMLVLCLAVGKEMMSAPQASYFAELFDARVRYTGFAIAREITAIIGGLAPLAGSALIGWAGGAYWPVAVMLVCMIGVTIVALYVGPETKDRDMDVDMFSAPDEMKTSAPLRSSIPSPGPDIRLVS; this is translated from the coding sequence GTGTCATCGGAACGGCGCTGGAGTGGTACGACTATTATCTCTACGGATTGGCATCTGCTCTCATCTTCGGTCCGCTTTTCTTTCCCCGGCCTCGGCACGTTCGGTGGGACGCTCGCGTCATTCGCAACATTTTCTGTCGGCTTCATTGTGCGACCGTACGGCGGCATCTTTTTTGGCATTCTCGGCGATCGGATAGGCCGAAAGAATGTCCTGATCATGACGTTGCTGTTGATGGGCACCGCCACCACGCTCATCGGCCTTGTCCCGGATGCTCATGCGATTGGCTGGGCCGCCCCCGTCTTGCTGGTGCTTCTACGGTTAGTTCAGGGATTTGGCGCAGGCGCCGAATTTGGCGGCGCCGTTCTAATGTGCGCCGAAACCGCTCCGAAGAAACGTCGCGGATTCTTTTCGAGCCTGCCGCAGATCGGTGTGGCGCTGGGGGGCCTTGCGGCATCAGGCGCATTCGCGCTGGCCGAGCGTTCAATGTCATCAGCCGCCTTTCTGAGCTACGGTTGGCGAATTCCGTTTCTCTTCAGCATCGTCGCAGTTGTCGTCGGTCTTTTCATTCGCCTGCGGGTGATGGAAACGCCAGTATTCGCGAAGCTGAAAAGCGAAGGCGGAGCGTCGAAGAGCCCGCTGAAAGAGGTGATGCGGACTCACAAGAAAAGTTTGTGGATCGCCATTGGCGCCCGGTTCGCCGACAACGGTGTCGCTTATGTCTACCAGACGGCTGTCCTGGCCTACGCGGTCAATCAATTGCACAAGGATAAGGGGCTGTTTCTGATCGGTGTGGCAATCGCATCGGGTCTCGCGGTCTTTGCAACGCCGGCCTATGGCGCTCTCTCGGACAGACTTGGTCGACGTACCGTTTATCTTATGGGAGCGGTATTCTCGTTGTTGATGGTCTTCCCGTTTTTCGAGATCCTGCAATGGGGCTCGGACTGGATGATCGTCGTCATGCTAGTTCTGTGCCTCGCTGTCGGCAAGGAAATGATGTCTGCACCGCAGGCATCGTATTTCGCCGAGTTGTTCGATGCTCGCGTTCGTTACACTGGGTTCGCGATAGCGAGAGAAATCACCGCGATTATCGGCGGTCTTGCTCCACTCGCGGGCTCAGCTCTCATCGGATGGGCAGGGGGCGCTTATTGGCCGGTAGCTGTCATGCTCGTCTGCATGATCGGCGTCACCATTGTCGCGCTCTACGTCGGTCCCGAAACAAAAGACAGGGACATGGATGTCGACATGTTTTCGGCTCCGGATGAAATGAAGACATCGGCGCCACTGCGATCGTCGATTCCTTCGCCGGGGCCTGACATAAGGCTGGTGTCCTAA
- a CDS encoding 3-isopropylmalate/(R)-2-methylmalate dehydratase small subunit (product_source=KO:K01704; cath_funfam=3.20.19.10; cog=COG0066; ko=KO:K01704; pfam=PF00694; superfamily=52016; tigrfam=TIGR02087) has product MWQQGRTWFFGDDVDTDQIMPTRYLALRTAEELGQHALSGVDPSWPQRIARGSIVMGGRNFGCGSSREHAPLGLKGLGLACVVAKSFSRIFYRNAVNIGLPLLVLKADIEDPAQGGDGWIDVKAGRLSFDQGKTYLQGIVPAPIVLSILGHGGLMNYVAARSTVTEAALE; this is encoded by the coding sequence ATGTGGCAACAGGGACGAACCTGGTTTTTCGGTGATGATGTCGACACCGACCAGATCATGCCGACACGTTATCTGGCTTTACGGACGGCGGAGGAGCTTGGCCAGCACGCGTTATCGGGGGTCGATCCGAGCTGGCCGCAGCGTATTGCACGCGGCAGCATTGTGATGGGCGGCCGCAATTTTGGTTGCGGGTCGTCGCGCGAGCATGCGCCACTCGGTCTGAAGGGACTCGGACTAGCCTGCGTCGTAGCAAAGTCGTTCTCACGAATTTTCTATCGCAACGCGGTGAACATCGGTTTGCCTTTGCTGGTCCTGAAGGCGGATATCGAAGATCCCGCGCAGGGCGGTGACGGTTGGATCGATGTCAAAGCCGGGCGCCTCTCGTTCGACCAAGGTAAGACGTATCTCCAAGGCATTGTGCCAGCGCCTATTGTGCTCAGCATTCTTGGGCACGGTGGGCTCATGAATTATGTGGCCGCGAGATCGACCGTAACCGAAGCTGCACTGGAATAG
- a CDS encoding 3-isopropylmalate/(R)-2-methylmalate dehydratase large subunit (product_source=KO:K01703; cath_funfam=3.30.499.10,3.40.1060.10; cog=COG0065; ko=KO:K01703; pfam=PF00330; superfamily=53732; tigrfam=TIGR01343): MAQTITEKIIARHAGRDSVKPGDYVEVAVDQTWSDDLGSPITLGLLESHGVKAVFDTDRVFITAMVNAPARSIETAEVLKLIRQLSRKYGIKLYEMGSAAIHNSLGIELGKTLPGELIVGGNSHACMAGALGCYATGMGSTDIAAILATGRTWLEVPRTIRYRYVGNLKKWVTGKDLILHTIGKIGVAGADNAAMEFVGEPIDALEVESRLSMSNMAIEAGGQNAICQPDAKTLAYVRKLASRSFELVHGDPNAEVSEEIIINIDELEPVVSAPFLPSNTTSWRDVRGKHLDQVYIGSCTNGWMHDLREAAAILKGRKVAENLRVIVIPSTAQIHKQAVEEGLAQIFLEAGAAFSMPTCGPCIGAQAGVLAEGEVCLATSNRNFPGRQGSLKSETYLCNPVIAAASAIKGVIASPDDL, encoded by the coding sequence ATGGCGCAGACGATCACCGAGAAGATTATTGCCCGGCATGCCGGGCGGGACAGCGTGAAGCCGGGCGACTACGTCGAGGTCGCGGTCGACCAGACATGGTCGGATGATCTCGGCTCGCCGATCACCCTTGGTCTCCTGGAGAGCCATGGGGTCAAGGCGGTGTTCGACACCGATCGTGTATTCATTACCGCGATGGTCAACGCGCCGGCTCGGAGCATCGAAACGGCGGAGGTGCTCAAGTTAATCCGCCAGCTCAGCCGGAAATACGGCATCAAGCTCTACGAGATGGGCAGCGCCGCGATTCACAATTCGCTTGGCATCGAGCTTGGCAAGACGTTGCCGGGCGAGTTGATTGTTGGAGGCAACTCCCATGCGTGCATGGCCGGGGCTCTTGGCTGTTACGCGACGGGCATGGGGTCGACGGACATTGCAGCGATCCTTGCCACGGGTCGTACCTGGCTCGAAGTGCCGCGGACCATTCGCTATCGGTATGTCGGAAACCTCAAGAAATGGGTGACGGGAAAGGATTTGATCCTGCACACGATTGGGAAGATTGGTGTCGCCGGTGCCGACAACGCGGCGATGGAATTCGTTGGCGAGCCGATCGATGCCCTTGAGGTAGAGTCTCGGCTTTCAATGTCCAATATGGCAATCGAGGCTGGCGGCCAGAATGCGATCTGTCAGCCCGACGCGAAAACACTCGCTTACGTCAGAAAACTAGCTAGTCGTTCTTTTGAACTGGTGCACGGTGATCCCAACGCGGAGGTTTCAGAGGAGATCATCATCAATATCGATGAATTGGAGCCAGTCGTCTCGGCGCCATTCCTGCCCTCCAATACCACGTCCTGGCGCGACGTGAGGGGTAAACATCTCGATCAGGTCTATATCGGATCCTGCACTAATGGGTGGATGCATGATTTGCGCGAGGCCGCGGCGATCCTTAAGGGACGCAAGGTTGCGGAAAACTTGCGGGTCATTGTGATTCCTTCGACGGCACAGATCCACAAGCAGGCGGTGGAAGAGGGGCTTGCGCAAATATTTCTGGAAGCGGGTGCTGCTTTCTCGATGCCGACCTGCGGTCCGTGCATTGGAGCGCAAGCAGGCGTTCTCGCCGAGGGTGAGGTTTGCCTCGCTACCTCGAATCGTAACTTCCCGGGACGGCAAGGCTCTTTGAAAAGCGAGACCTATCTGTGCAACCCCGTGATCGCGGCAGCGAGCGCCATTAAGGGCGTCATCGCGAGCCCCGACGATCTCTGA
- a CDS encoding 2-methylcitrate dehydratase PrpD (product_source=COG2079; cath_funfam=1.10.4100.10,3.30.1330.120; cog=COG2079; pfam=PF03972,PF19305; superfamily=103378): MTISAQDQANAPQATRLLAEYVVNLHYDELPLEVIAAAKTALIDWVAVASVGSRTTRQGASSAAVARAEEAKPEATLFNDGSMTSATWAAFANGAASHSIELDDIHLPSIVHGGVAMVGAAVAVAQKLRVDGMRLIEALVAGFDVQYRIGEAIAASHYEKFHSTGTVGTFGAAAACAKLMNLSVEQTQWALGNAGSQAAGLWQYLKKGDDTKVLHPGKSCMNGVMAATLASHGFNGSLDIIEGERGFVATLSDEVDWNRITDRLGSYFKVIENGYKLHACCRHGHVTIDQTLRLANENNLTADNVKRVVVKLPTNSVLTIDDANPASAYKAKFSAHFMVANAIIHRRVGLEAFTEERLADPSIRALMQKVEVVEEKKFNEGFPDKWTAEVEVETRDGHRVRGTADMPQGEWVNPLPASRIEEKARDLLALIVSQSDATCLVSRLKSLETIADTRVMLPEIESMGAVSVRGVAAE, encoded by the coding sequence ATGACGATATCAGCGCAAGATCAGGCAAACGCGCCGCAAGCCACCAGGCTTCTCGCCGAATACGTGGTAAACCTTCATTACGACGAGCTCCCGCTGGAAGTTATCGCTGCAGCAAAAACAGCTCTAATCGACTGGGTGGCGGTTGCATCCGTCGGCAGTCGTACGACGCGGCAGGGAGCATCTTCCGCAGCGGTGGCGCGCGCCGAAGAGGCGAAACCGGAAGCGACGCTGTTTAACGATGGTTCAATGACGTCGGCGACCTGGGCGGCATTTGCTAATGGCGCCGCTTCGCACTCGATCGAACTGGATGACATCCATCTTCCGTCGATTGTCCATGGCGGTGTTGCGATGGTCGGTGCTGCCGTTGCCGTTGCACAGAAATTGAGGGTCGACGGAATGCGGCTCATTGAAGCTCTCGTCGCCGGGTTCGATGTCCAGTACCGTATCGGCGAGGCAATAGCTGCATCGCACTACGAAAAATTCCACTCGACCGGCACTGTTGGCACCTTTGGTGCGGCGGCAGCTTGCGCCAAGCTCATGAATCTATCCGTCGAGCAGACACAATGGGCGCTCGGTAACGCAGGTAGCCAGGCGGCTGGGCTTTGGCAATACCTGAAGAAAGGCGATGACACCAAGGTTCTGCATCCTGGCAAGTCCTGCATGAATGGTGTGATGGCGGCTACTCTGGCCTCTCACGGTTTTAACGGCTCACTCGATATCATCGAAGGCGAGCGCGGCTTTGTGGCAACGCTTTCCGACGAAGTGGACTGGAACCGTATCACCGATCGGCTCGGCAGCTATTTCAAGGTCATCGAAAACGGCTACAAGCTTCACGCCTGTTGCCGACATGGTCATGTTACAATTGATCAGACATTGCGTCTCGCCAACGAGAATAACCTTACTGCCGACAACGTGAAGCGAGTTGTAGTCAAGTTGCCGACCAACTCCGTACTCACCATTGACGACGCAAATCCTGCGAGCGCCTACAAGGCAAAGTTCAGCGCCCATTTCATGGTGGCGAACGCAATTATCCATCGGCGCGTCGGGCTAGAGGCTTTCACCGAAGAACGGCTTGCCGATCCATCCATTCGGGCTCTGATGCAGAAGGTGGAGGTTGTAGAGGAGAAGAAGTTCAATGAGGGCTTTCCGGATAAGTGGACCGCCGAAGTTGAAGTCGAGACACGCGATGGCCATCGCGTAAGGGGCACTGCCGACATGCCTCAGGGAGAATGGGTCAATCCGCTGCCGGCATCGCGAATCGAGGAAAAGGCAAGAGATCTGCTCGCTCTTATCGTTTCACAATCCGATGCAACCTGTCTCGTGTCGCGCCTGAAGTCTCTCGAGACTATCGCAGATACCCGCGTCATGCTGCCCGAGATCGAGAGCATGGGGGCTGTGTCAGTGCGCGGCGTTGCGGCGGAATGA
- a CDS encoding GntR family transcriptional regulator (product_source=KO:K03710; cath_funfam=1.10.10.10; cog=COG2188; ko=KO:K03710; pfam=PF00392,PF07702; smart=SM00345,SM00866; superfamily=64288) → MQATLYADLARNLHRAISSGKHRPGSFLPGEHELAEVHGVSRATVRAALNMLEREGLVERRRGAGTLVLEPRPPAGFGQSVLTAEELIHYARDTRRVVGSIDDFVADTAMADVLGAAPGSRWLRISSLRIDPAKVDRPICCNVAYVAEELASIRRYLGEETTALCDLLSKHSGIRTDSIEQELQGAIVSKAQSVALGAPEGAPALRILRRYRDASGWLFLTTVGLHPADRFAYRMKLDRSDKTG, encoded by the coding sequence GTGCAAGCCACACTTTATGCCGATCTCGCGCGCAATCTGCACCGCGCGATTTCATCAGGGAAGCATCGTCCGGGGAGCTTTCTCCCGGGTGAGCATGAACTAGCTGAAGTTCATGGCGTATCCCGCGCGACAGTGCGTGCTGCATTGAACATGCTCGAGCGAGAGGGGCTCGTCGAACGCCGTCGAGGAGCCGGCACGCTTGTGCTGGAGCCCCGCCCACCCGCCGGCTTCGGTCAGTCGGTTTTGACAGCAGAGGAACTGATCCACTATGCGCGCGATACGCGTCGCGTCGTAGGTTCCATCGACGATTTTGTTGCCGATACGGCAATGGCGGATGTGCTTGGGGCGGCGCCGGGTTCGCGCTGGCTGCGAATCAGCAGTCTACGTATTGATCCGGCCAAGGTCGACCGGCCAATATGTTGCAACGTGGCGTATGTTGCCGAAGAATTGGCATCGATCAGACGCTATCTCGGCGAGGAAACCACTGCTCTTTGTGATCTCTTGTCGAAGCATAGCGGCATTCGCACCGACAGCATTGAGCAGGAGTTGCAGGGTGCGATCGTTTCGAAAGCGCAGTCTGTTGCTTTGGGTGCTCCTGAGGGAGCTCCTGCTCTTCGAATTCTCAGACGCTACCGGGATGCTAGTGGTTGGCTGTTTTTGACCACTGTCGGCCTTCATCCCGCTGACCGCTTTGCTTACCGAATGAAACTTGATCGATCAGACAAGACGGGCTGA
- a CDS encoding NAD(P)-dependent dehydrogenase (short-subunit alcohol dehydrogenase family) (product_source=COG1028; cath_funfam=3.40.50.720; cog=COG1028; pfam=PF13561; superfamily=51735) → MRAKRWGRIVNISSGAARGAGSIGPHYNASKAGIEGLTRGYAARLVKEGITVAPSLIETDVMGRKQDLVARIPLGRFGASEEVAQAVMSLVGNGYMTGQTIALSGGDLQLVGIGDVASPPA, encoded by the coding sequence ATGCGAGCCAAAAGATGGGGCCGCATCGTCAACATTTCTTCCGGCGCGGCGCGCGGTGCCGGCTCGATCGGCCCCCACTACAACGCATCGAAAGCCGGCATCGAAGGCCTCACCCGCGGCTACGCCGCGCGCCTGGTGAAGGAAGGGATCACGGTCGCGCCGTCGCTGATCGAGACGGACGTGATGGGCCGTAAACAGGACCTAGTCGCACGAATTCCGCTGGGTCGGTTCGGCGCTTCAGAAGAGGTTGCCCAGGCGGTCATGTCACTCGTCGGCAATGGATACATGACGGGACAGACCATCGCACTCAGCGGGGGCGACCTTCAACTAGTCGGCATAGGCGACGTTGCGTCGCCCCCAGCGTGA
- a CDS encoding hypothetical protein (product_source=Hypo-rule applied) produces MARRSRFPLERGIWTIGVICGSLAEMDICNSGCIAIYQSQSALFANFEVHAGGDATSPMPTS; encoded by the coding sequence ATGGCCCGGCGCTCGCGTTTTCCGCTGGAACGCGGCATCTGGACTATCGGTGTGATCTGCGGAAGTCTCGCGGAGATGGACATTTGCAACAGTGGCTGCATCGCCATCTACCAGAGCCAGAGCGCGTTGTTCGCCAACTTCGAGGTTCACGCTGGGGGCGACGCAACGTCGCCTATGCCGACTAGTTGA
- a CDS encoding putative MFS family arabinose efflux permease (product_source=COG2814; cath_funfam=1.20.1250.20; cog=COG2814; pfam=PF07690; superfamily=103473; transmembrane_helix_parts=Outside_1_14,TMhelix_15_37,Inside_38_84,TMhelix_85_107,Outside_108_110,TMhelix_111_133,Inside_134_145,TMhelix_146_168,Outside_169_172,TMhelix_173_192,Inside_193_218,TMhelix_219_241,Outside_242_255,TMhelix_256_278,Inside_279_284,TMhelix_285_304,Outside_305_307,TMhelix_308_330,Inside_331_342,TMhelix_343_365,Outside_366_369,TMhelix_370_392,Inside_393_397) — protein MSELAPPFVDAGPKPFGRTLTFVMAAATGVAVANIYYNQPMLGVIHAEFPGQPATELIPTATQMGYAAGLFLLVPLGDIMDRRRLIIFQFGLLAVALVLAAVAPTAWTLVAASLVVGATSTVAQQIIPFAASLASPERRGQTVGTIMSGLLCGLLFSRTLAGFVAMHAGWREMFWVGSPLAVIAGSAMAMVLPRNHPYVAMPYSKALRSIAYLWQTEPSLRSATLVQAALFASFTAFWTILALHLQEPRFALGADVAGLFGVVGAVGIFAAPVAGRLADRRGPQLVALVGSAIACASWIIFGIWRGLIGLVVGVVILDFGVTSAMVSNQHVVFALHPEARGRLNTIFMTGMFVGGSLGSAGATVAWNQGGWGAVSLFGAGLSILAAVLQGYARGQRK, from the coding sequence ATGTCTGAGCTTGCTCCACCCTTTGTAGATGCGGGCCCAAAGCCCTTTGGTCGCACGCTTACCTTCGTGATGGCGGCGGCGACCGGCGTCGCCGTGGCGAACATCTACTACAACCAACCGATGCTCGGAGTGATACACGCCGAATTCCCCGGCCAACCGGCTACGGAACTGATCCCGACCGCCACCCAGATGGGCTACGCAGCGGGTCTATTCCTTCTCGTTCCGTTGGGTGACATCATGGATCGGCGGCGGCTCATCATTTTTCAATTCGGCTTACTGGCGGTTGCCCTTGTCCTCGCGGCCGTTGCGCCGACCGCGTGGACACTTGTCGCTGCATCCCTGGTGGTCGGAGCGACCTCGACCGTCGCGCAGCAAATCATTCCGTTCGCAGCGTCTCTGGCATCACCGGAACGACGGGGCCAGACCGTCGGAACGATCATGTCCGGGTTGCTATGCGGTCTGTTGTTCAGCCGGACATTGGCCGGGTTCGTCGCGATGCACGCGGGATGGCGTGAGATGTTCTGGGTGGGCTCGCCCTTGGCCGTCATCGCCGGCTCAGCCATGGCAATGGTGCTTCCTCGCAACCATCCCTACGTCGCGATGCCGTACAGCAAAGCACTGAGATCCATAGCGTACCTGTGGCAAACCGAGCCGTCGCTTCGTTCCGCCACCCTCGTGCAGGCCGCGCTGTTTGCGTCTTTCACGGCTTTTTGGACGATCCTTGCCCTCCACCTCCAAGAGCCACGTTTTGCTCTTGGAGCAGACGTCGCGGGCCTCTTCGGTGTCGTAGGCGCCGTCGGTATCTTCGCCGCTCCAGTTGCCGGCCGACTTGCAGATCGTCGGGGGCCGCAGCTGGTGGCTTTGGTTGGTTCGGCGATCGCATGTGCATCGTGGATCATATTTGGGATCTGGCGAGGCTTGATCGGGCTGGTTGTCGGTGTCGTCATCCTGGATTTTGGAGTGACGAGCGCGATGGTTTCGAACCAGCATGTGGTCTTTGCGCTCCATCCGGAAGCGCGCGGACGACTCAACACGATCTTCATGACGGGAATGTTCGTGGGCGGCTCGCTGGGATCAGCAGGTGCAACGGTCGCCTGGAACCAAGGCGGTTGGGGCGCGGTGAGCCTTTTTGGAGCGGGGCTCTCGATCCTCGCCGCTGTCCTGCAAGGCTACGCCCGCGGTCAAAGGAAATGA
- a CDS encoding DNA-binding transcriptional LysR family regulator (product_source=COG0583; cath_funfam=1.10.10.10,3.40.190.10; cog=COG0583; pfam=PF00126,PF03466; superfamily=46785,53850), with product MDTAAVAVLVDAALVGSLAGAARRLGISPMVATRRLAALEENLGVRLFHRTTRSMSLTPEGEAFLPYAQALVEGELAARANLRAAKEGVSGTLRVNTSTAFGRKLITPIIPRLLASHPALRIDLELSDSVVDITASGTDLAVRFAEPRENSMVARSLGVSPRVLVAAPSYIEKHGKPSSAADLREHACLSLAGASRWPFKIAGRERQIPINTRFSASSADTLHDACVHGAGITLLSHWNVRDDLQDGTLLRIELHDATSDDHTIWAVYPTARLVLPKVRMFITELEILLADASHPQTEHA from the coding sequence GTGGACACCGCCGCTGTCGCTGTTCTGGTTGATGCCGCCTTGGTGGGAAGCCTCGCGGGGGCCGCGCGCAGACTAGGTATCTCGCCGATGGTCGCAACGCGAAGACTGGCGGCCCTGGAGGAGAATCTCGGCGTGCGCCTGTTTCATCGGACGACGCGTTCGATGTCACTGACACCTGAAGGCGAAGCGTTTTTGCCCTATGCTCAGGCGCTGGTTGAGGGAGAGCTTGCCGCAAGGGCTAACCTTCGAGCGGCCAAAGAGGGCGTGTCTGGCACCCTCCGGGTCAACACGTCGACAGCCTTCGGAAGAAAGTTGATCACGCCCATCATTCCACGATTACTGGCGAGTCACCCGGCGTTAAGAATCGACCTCGAACTCAGCGACAGCGTCGTCGACATCACCGCCTCCGGAACGGACCTGGCGGTCCGCTTTGCGGAGCCCCGCGAAAACAGCATGGTCGCCCGATCCCTCGGCGTCAGTCCCCGCGTCCTGGTGGCGGCGCCAAGCTACATCGAGAAGCACGGTAAGCCCTCATCCGCCGCGGACCTCAGGGAACACGCTTGTTTGTCGCTTGCCGGGGCAAGTCGCTGGCCATTTAAGATAGCCGGACGCGAGCGCCAGATCCCTATTAATACGCGCTTTTCGGCAAGCAGTGCCGATACCCTTCACGACGCTTGCGTCCACGGCGCCGGCATCACGCTACTTTCTCATTGGAACGTTCGGGACGATCTGCAAGACGGCACGCTTTTGCGAATAGAATTGCACGACGCAACCTCTGACGATCATACGATCTGGGCAGTCTATCCAACCGCGCGTCTGGTGCTGCCCAAGGTCAGGATGTTCATCACGGAGCTCGAAATCCTCCTGGCCGACGCTAGTCACCCACAAACCGAACATGCGTGA
- a CDS encoding putative DNA-binding ribbon-helix-helix protein (product_source=COG4321; cog=COG4321; pfam=PF13467), which translates to MKSPVVKRSVVMNGHKTSVSMEEPFWFAMKEIATGRNMTLSELVGEIDKNRQQGNLSSALRLYALEFYQKRSAT; encoded by the coding sequence ATGAAATCGCCCGTTGTAAAGCGGTCGGTCGTGATGAATGGCCACAAGACGAGTGTCAGCATGGAAGAACCGTTCTGGTTCGCCATGAAGGAGATCGCTACCGGGCGAAACATGACGCTGTCGGAGCTTGTTGGGGAGATCGACAAGAACCGGCAGCAAGGCAATCTGTCTTCCGCACTCAGACTCTACGCGCTCGAATTCTACCAGAAACGGTCTGCGACCTGA
- a CDS encoding hypothetical protein (product_source=Hypo-rule applied), with translation MAIPRGTTLDRLVAQVVGDAGKEDLFAVLRVFVLAHYRKNFGVPLLDVRDTAGVEEGALHRVPEM, from the coding sequence ATGGCGATCCCGCGCGGCACCACTCTCGACCGTCTGGTGGCGCAAGTGGTCGGCGATGCGGGGAAGGAAGACCTCTTCGCGGTGCTCCGGGTTTTCGTTCTCGCGCATTACCGGAAAAATTTCGGAGTTCCGCTGCTCGACGTTCGGGACACCGCCGGCGTCGAGGAAGGAGCGCTGCATAGGGTGCCCGAAATGTAG
- a CDS encoding nitrogen-specific signal transduction histidine kinase (product_source=COG3852; cath_funfam=3.30.450.20; cog=COG3852; superfamily=55785), which produces MVSIGRLVDQSKKTQAVLTETLDNVEAGVLLVGTNDRIVFANEPARAMLDEGALLRERRGTRAQGMREP; this is translated from the coding sequence GTGGTCTCGATCGGCCGGTTGGTCGATCAGAGTAAAAAGACGCAGGCGGTCCTGACCGAAACCCTCGACAATGTCGAAGCGGGCGTCTTGCTGGTGGGGACGAACGACCGGATTGTGTTCGCCAATGAGCCTGCACGCGCGATGCTCGACGAAGGCGCATTGCTGCGCGAGCGAAGGGGGACGCGGGCGCAAGGCATGCGTGAGCCTTGA
- a CDS encoding hypothetical protein (product_source=Hypo-rule applied), which translates to MNPLFPAATFFGAGVVYTSPDVMSFAELHKSRFYSEWLKPQGIVDAVSSNWEKGAASSSMISIRLTESHGLAYAAARHRLELLVPHFFSAWSRSAGWSIRVKRRRRS; encoded by the coding sequence ATGAATCCGCTGTTTCCGGCAGCCACTTTCTTCGGTGCTGGCGTGGTGTACACGTCACCCGACGTGATGTCGTTCGCAGAATTGCACAAGTCCCGCTTCTACAGCGAATGGCTCAAGCCGCAGGGAATCGTCGATGCCGTTAGCTCAAATTGGGAAAAGGGCGCGGCGAGCTCCTCGATGATCAGTATTCGCCTGACAGAGAGCCACGGCCTCGCCTATGCCGCAGCAAGGCACCGGCTGGAATTGCTCGTGCCTCATTTTTTCAGCGCGTGGTCTCGATCGGCCGGTTGGTCGATCAGAGTAAAAAGACGCAGGCGGTCCTGA